In Lycium barbarum isolate Lr01 chromosome 9, ASM1917538v2, whole genome shotgun sequence, the DNA window CTCCCTCAAGAATTTCTTCCCATTCCATTCAAGTCCATGAACAATAATGTGGCTCAAGGTGGCATGTTCTCGACCCCTTCAGGTAgttgtgtgaccatctcatctaaaaattAAAACTTCGTTTCAgaacatttttatttttaagtaTGTTTTCAACACAGGTAATCTCTTTGGCAGCCCAAGAAGCGTAGCTTCATCATCCTCAGGGCTTCAACTTAGCTCCAATATCCCATCaaatttcaattatctacaagaCAATGGCGAAAATGGGTCGGCTCAAGGGCAAGGCCAACTTTCTGGATCAACAGTTCCAATGTCAGCAACTGCGCTTTTGCAAAAAGCGGCCCAAATGGGGGCAACTGCTAGTAGCAGCATTAATTCCCCAATGATGCAAAAGAGTTTCGTAACAAGTGCAATGGCTGGTCCAGCTACTATAACAAGACCAACGCCATATGTTGGTCCCTCTCCCTATGAGAATTTCCAAACACAAGCAGATAATAACAATCATCATCCGCCAAATTTCGCAGCAGTGATGAGTGACATGGGAATTTACAGTGGGATACTAATGAGCGACGAACAAAACAATGGTGGATTTATCAAGAACGGAACGGAACATGATCACGAGAACAATAATACAAATAATAGCTCTAGTGGAAGAAGTCATGTGATGGGAATCAGGAACCAGACAGTGTTAGGGCAAAATGGAAATGACATGTTGACAGTTGATTTCTTAGGAGTTGGAGGAACTTCAAGGCCACCTATTAGTTTGCACGAGCAACAACAGCACCAAAGGATGCAAGCTGCTGCTATAAATCCCTTCCATCAACAGAATGTTAATTTGCATGGAAATGAAAAGCCCATATGGGATGTTTGATTTAGCACAAATGTTACAGCATATTGAAATCCAGTATTACACCAAATCAATGATGCTACAGTACGCTTTTATACATCATTTAATCATAGTTAAATTAcactccctctgtcccattttatgtgacactctttcctttttagttagtTCAAAAAAGCATGACaacttttttatatttagtaagtattAATTTATCTTTAAACTTcttattttactcttaatgaaatgattatCTATAGTTTATTTTGCAccgcaagtttcaaaagtttcCTTTCATTCTTGAACTATGTGCCCAGTTAAACATCTTTACATAAATTGGGAGGGATACTACTCCTATATTACTAAAACTTTAATTTGTAACTTTTGAGGTTAAATTGTAAGGTTTGGTGTAGATGCCGAATGACGAGTCTCAACAACCTGTAGACCATTACAAATCCATACGTTTAATTTCTCAGTGTATTATATTTTTCTTACCTGGAAATTAATATTTAGTATTAAAGTGCATGCATGATAGAATTTAATTTGTAGAAAACAGACTAGATATATATATTTCCCTTCCTTGTAGTTACTTGGGTGGCGGATCTAGAAATTATAAGTCAGTGGGTGCTTCACtgattttggtatatatataaatgatcataaaaattaaaCATGGTGCTCGTGATCACTTTATGtacattttaaaatatatttatgcatacataatACAATTTCAAGCTCAATGGGTGTTTCAGCACCCATAATGAGTGCAGTAAATTAAACCAGTAATCAGTTCGGTTTTGTTTCTACTAGAATTTGAACATTTTGGTCTCTTATTAATTTCATCCTAGCTACCTCATTGAACGATAGGTTGCGATCCCAAAAATAAGAGTGTTTattcttaatattttttttatttttttattttcctttttcccattcttctcttttgttctttccTATTGCAATCTAGCAGTGGTCACTCCAAGCACAACCTTCTCTGCTGAAGTTGATTAAGAAAATTCGAAGAGAAAATACAGTTTTAGTGGAAATTGAACactacaattttattttatttttaaaaaatcgtTTCGAATTTAATTTGTATTCCCATATTAATCAGGGTCAATGCATGGACGTCGTTGGTGCTTGACATTAATGGAGTTTGACCTACCTACCTATTCAAGTAACCATATATAACGGGTCGGTGCCTATCTTCCTTACTGATTTTGACTGCTTGACAAGCATGTCTTGTACGAAGTAAGAAAATTTCATTATTTGTCACTGTAATAATTGCATCTTGATTAAGAGAGCTACTTGCATGAATACTCACAAATGAAGAGTCATGATTTTTGTATATTGGATTGCTAATGTCTAAATCATTTTCAAAGAGCTAAATTTGTAGCAGCGAAAACAACGAAAAATCTGAAAGGAAAAGAGAACTTTTGAACAATTGAACAATACATgcaaattttattataaaaaaaatacatgCAAATTTTGTCATTCGGCCAGAACTTGTGAACAATTTAACAAGATAGGTAGAATGAAGATAGTTCATAATCTTACTAGTTTGT includes these proteins:
- the LOC132611290 gene encoding zinc finger protein GAI-ASSOCIATED FACTOR 1-like, whose product is MSNISGEEGSFSSGNTGEESHKLHTSNNNISSVTASNGSSSQSQLHQNKPPAKKKRNLPGNPDPNAEVIALSPTTLMATNRFVCEICNKGFQRDQNLQLHRRGHNLPWKLRQRTTTEVRKRVYICPEPTCVHHNPARALGDLTGIKKHYSRKHGEKKWKCDKCSKKYAVQSDWKAHQKTCGTREYKCDCGTIFSRRDSFITHRAFCDALAEENNKLNQGLMNNMEPHSSGQMNDLMSSNASLGLSEFNNFDPKNPLKSLPQEFLPIPFKSMNNNVAQGGMFSTPSGNLFGSPRSVASSSSGLQLSSNIPSNFNYLQDNGENGSAQGQGQLSGSTVPMSATALLQKAAQMGATASSSINSPMMQKSFVTSAMAGPATITRPTPYVGPSPYENFQTQADNNNHHPPNFAAVMSDMGIYSGILMSDEQNNGGFIKNGTEHDHENNNTNNSSSGRSHVMGIRNQTVLGQNGNDMLTVDFLGVGGTSRPPISLHEQQQHQRMQAAAINPFHQQNVNLHGNEKPIWDV